TGCGCAAAAGGATTCGTGGGCGAAAACCATTGCGTTTTTTAACAGTTAGAAGGCTTTCATTCTGTTTCATCTGCTGTCATATCAATACAATGTCTTACCAAACCCGCTTTATGAATACAGTGTTTGCCATCGAAGCAGATTGAGACGTCAGATCTAGCTACAGAGGATATTGAATCACTTCAAGATCATCGATCCGGTTCTCTCCATTTGCCATCCGAACCTGATAATACATGATGATCTTTTTCGAATCCTCCATCTGTCCCAAATTAAACTGAATCGATTGATAATTACTGGCATCCGACATATCCTCCAGAATCCAGGAATAACCATTCCATCTTCCCGTTGCAATTTGCTGGTCCGATGCCTTTATCTCTCCGTTATATTTACAAGTTCCAAAATTTGTTGAGACAGTATTATTCGAAAGATCGATGGTGATATTGTCGATGAGCCTTAGCCCTTCCTTTTGGCTGATTGTATATTGCTCATCATCGGTTTTTTCAATGGAAATAACCCCATCCGCCGCCTTATATAGTTTGATGTTATCCGATAATCCCAGATATTCGTCATATTCCTCTTGGCTCAATCCAAAATTGGGATGGTACGGCAGCTCTTTGCCCTCATACTCTTTCACATAATCCGTGAGCCAATCCGGATTTGCTGCAATCCCAATTTGCAGTTTATCAATCAATTCTGTCAATCGATCGCTATCCTCGGCACTTTGCAATCCCATTGCCATCAGGTCTACATTGACGGTTCCTACCGGCAGCATCTCTTCCGGCGGTATCGCACCACCAGATCCTTCAATATCCCCAGCACCCTTGCAGCTGGTAAGCGCAATGATCAAAATCATGATTAATACGAACACAAATTTTTTTTTCATTGGTTTATGCCTCCGAATATAAATCGTAGTAGTCTAGTACCATCTTACCTTATTTTTACTACTTTACCAATCATATTTTCTGACATCAATCGTTTCTATTTTACAAATATTTTGTTCCTCTAACCGATTGTCCCTACTTACGAAATAGCGGTAGAACTCCGTCCCTCTTACTTTTTGCTTATTCTTCTTTCCAAATTCCGGAAAGATTTTTGTCAATAATAAATTTTACTAGTTGCGTCCTATTCTGCACCTCCAGTTTTTCGTATATATTATATCCATGCTTCTTCACCGTATTGAGTGCAATTCCTGCCTTCTTGGCAATATCAGCGTTACTCGAGCCCATATAAATCAAACCCATGATTTCAATTTCCCGGTTGGTAAGCCTGAATTGATTTTTCAGCATATAGGAAAGACTCTTTTCGTTTTTTCGAATCGTTTCCGCATCCGCTTCAAACCTAGCATGCAAATGCGGTTGAAGCTGCTTTAATATATAAACGTCTCGTTCTGAAAAATCTCCGTTTCGTTCGCATTTGTACAGGCTTATGGCTCCGTGAAATCTTCCTTGGCAGGCAAGGACGATTCCCGAAATATAAACCAAATCATAGACTTTAAGATAGTTTAGGTAAAACGGGCTCTGCTTGCGAACTTCTTCGTTCAGAAGATCGGATTCTCTGTAAACAAGTGACTCCGGGCTCATGAAAACCCAATTCACATAATCCATCGGGGCAAAGACGTTCTCATACTGGTATATGAATTCCTCCTCGAACTTCTTGCTGAATTTACTCACTACGATAGGATCAACCAACTGAGGCGCAGATGCCTTCTTGATAATGCCGATGTCGAATTCCGAAAAATCAAAATCAATAAGGTTCATAAGCTTTTGAAGAAAAGCAGTCCTCATGGAAGCCGAGTCTCTAATATTGTTGATGGTAATCACCAAATCGTTGAGCTTTTCCCATTCGCTTTGTGATAGCATAAATCTTCCTTCCTAATTCCAGTATGATAAGCAAAGCCTATCATGTCCGGTAGTATTTGTCTACCACTAAAGTAGTATTTTTATTCCTGATAAATACCACTTAATACTGTTTTAACCCAGAAATAAAAACAGTATATTTAAGGAAAGTTATATCTAATAAAACGAGATTGTTTCTTTGCCTGCATCGTTGCCGGCAATCGGAAAGAGGTGTATGAATGGTCGACTTGAAGCCCTGGGGAGAATTAAATTGTGAAGAAATCAAAGACGCGGACGTAACCGTAATGGGCGTTCCATTTGACGGAGCAGTAAGCTGTGGGAAAGGGTCCGCTTTGGCCCCTGAAAAAATCAGAAGCCTATCCAGGTATCTTCCCGCAACGACAGAAGAGGGGTTTGTGATTGATCACCTGAAGGTATATGATCACGGTGACGTTCCTTTCAGTTTGAACTGGGAAGAATATTATGCAAAAGTAGAAAAAGAAGCACTGACTCTTTTCAGTATGGGTAAATTTTGTCTGTTCTTTGGAGGAGACCATTCCGTGACGATCCCGCTGACCAGAGCTTACGGACAGCATTATCAGGGCAAGCGAATCGGTATCATTCACTTTGACTCCCATCCTGATCTGTGCGATGAGTATGATGGCTCAAAATGGTCGCACGCCTGCCCGATTCGACGAGCGGTGGAAGATGTTATCAAACCTGCAGATCTGGCCCAGGTGGGCATCAGATCCTACGAAAACGAGGAAGTGGTGTTTTACAAGGAAAACCCCGAGCTTCTTCGAATCAGAGCATACGACATTTTCTATGAGGGCTGGCAGGCTGCCTGCGAGAAACTAAAGACAAAGTTCCAAGGGTATGATGCTTTGTACATCAGCCTTGACATTGACGTTCTGGATCCTGCCTTTGCTCCGGGAACAGGTACTCCTGAAGCCGGTGGATTATCATCAAGAGAGCTTATGGAAATCATTAAGTTTCTCATGACAAATCTTCCGATTGCAGCCCTTGATCTTGTAGAAGTTTCTCCTCCCCTTGACAGCGTGAACAATATTACTTCCTGGGCTGCCCTGAAAATTGTTTATGAGGTATTTGGTAAATTGTCAAAATGAAAAACATGAAATTTCGGAGGTATTTATGGAAAGCATAACGTCCATTCGGGAAGAACTCACGGGCAAAACAGAAATGAGCCCCGAAAATGAAAATGACTTGTTGATCAGACTGGAAGAAATCGAAAGAGACGGAAAAGTCGTTAACCCTCTGCCAAAATCGGACTGGATCGGGATTGCGATAACATTCTTTGTGCTTGGCCTCCTCCCGCTTCTGTATTATGCAATTAAGCTGTTTTAGGGAGGAAAGGAATCATGCGTAAACACGAAATGAACATCAACAGCGAAGTTCAGTTTGACCTTCTGCCAATTATGAAGAATGATCGGGAATATGGCTTTCGGGATTATTCGTTTGTCATTACCGGTTTTGCGGTCGCTACATGGTGCTTCTTGATTGGAGGCACGCTTGCACTTTTTGTAGATTTTAAGCTTGCAATCATTGCATCCATATCCGGCAATATGATTGCAATCATATTGCTCAGCATGTCAACCTCCCTGCCATCTGCAAAATATGGAATAGACGGGTTCACCTCCTCTATCAGCTACCTGGGTCATAACGGAACAAAATCCTATCTTGTGCTCAACGCGGTAGTTACCGTGGGCTGGACCATCGTTCTTTGTACTTTAGTTTCCCGATCAGTGATCCAGATTCTAAACTACATAACCGGCAAAGATTTTTCATCCAACTTATATGTTGTCGTATTTGGCCTGATTGTTGCTCTTTTCTGCTGGTTCGTAACCCTGAGAGGACCGCACCTGATCAAGATCATGAGCACCATCGTTGTTCCTGTATTCTTAGTCGTCATTGTCATTCTTATCTTTCTCATCAGCAGAAGTGTCGGTTGGGGAGAGATCGCGCAAATGTCAGCTTTGGAACCCTTTGATGATCCGTGGCTAAACTTCCTTATCGCCTTTGAGCTCAGCCTTGGCGCCGGTTTTTCATGGTGGCCTAACATCGGAGGCCTTGCAAGAATCTGTAAGACATCAAGGGCCGCTTTCTGGCCCAATATATTAGGACTTGTATTTGCAGCTACTGTCGGCACAGCACTTGGAGCCGCAGCAGCTCTGCTTATTGGAGACAGCGACCCTGCCTCATGGATGATTCCGATCTGCGGAGGGGCACTTGGAATCCTTTCCTTGATCCTTGTAAGCATAGCAAATATCTCGGCAAATTCGATTATGATTTACACCACTTCGCTTGGACTGAAGCAGGTCAGGGCTTTGTTCAGGCAGAGATGGTTCATCGTAACGGCTGTTTATATGGTACCGACTTTAATCGGCCTGTTTTGGTCAAATCTTATCTATGACCATTTCTATTTTATTCTCGGCCTGGCTTGTCTGATCTACTGTCCGATTTCGATGATGGCAGTAGTGGACTTTTTCCTCCTCAGAAATCAGAAATGGGACATGAGACAGTTCTATAACAAAACTCCGGAATCAAAGTTCTATTTCTGGAAGGGCTTTAATCCGGTTGCTGTCTTTGTATTTATTACTGCCACCCCTGTTTATTACTTCTTCCTTGATCCAATCACACTGGAGTGTACTCCCGCTTTTCGATATGCCACAGCAACAGGCGCAGTTGCTGTTTATTGCGCCATCATATATTACATCCTGAGCAAAGCAGTATGCTTTAGAATGAGCAAAGGAGGATATGAACAGTAAGCTGCGGTTTGTACAAAATATCCGCCTTGTTAAGTAGCCTGCAAAGTTTATAACTCAAATTAATCATATAAGTTTTTCACTCCTGTATTGACACTTCTCCGTCATATGCTATTATATTAAATATCACAATATGTAGTATCGATTACTCGATGTAATGATTATTATTGTTATTACATATGCATACGGTGAAAACGATCGTACGGAGGGCAATATGAAATTACCATCTCTTGTAGTAGGGGACCTAACCATACAAAAACCAATTATACAAGGCGGAATGGGGATTGGCGTTTCCAGGTCCAGGCTGGCTTCAGCAGTTGCAAATGAAGGTGGCATCGGTGTCATTTCAGGTGTGGTGCTTGGATTTTTGGAACCAGATTTCGAAACCAATCCCATGGAGGCGAATATCCGCGCGCTGAGAAAAGAAATCCGTGCCGCAAGAGAACTTAGTCCAAATGGCGTGATCGGAGTCAATTTTCTGGCTGCAGTGAATGACTATGAGGAACTCGTGAAAGCGGCAGCCGAAGAAGGGATCGATATCATCATCTCCGGTGCCGGCCTTCCTTCAAAGCTCCCCGAACTCGTGCAGGGCTACAATACGAAAATAGCTCCGATGGCTTCATCAGGAAGAACTGCTGCTGTAATCTGCAAAATGTGGGATAAGCGATACAATCGGCTTCCTGATATGATTGTTGTAGAAGGCCCGGATGCCGGAGGGCACTTAGGCTTCAGCATGGAAGAATTGACATCAGATAACAGACCCACGCTCGAGGGCGTGCTGAAAGAAGTCCTGGAAGAGATACGGCCTTTTGAGGAAAAATATGCAAAGAAGATTCCGGTCGCCGCTGCGGGTGGAATTTTTACCGGAGCAGATATCGCCAGATATATAAAACTCGGCGCCTCAGCGGTTCAGATTTCCACAAGGTTCATAACCACCGACGAATGTGATGCACATATCAATTTCAAAAATGCCATTATCCATGCAGAAGAAGGAGATATCGAGATCATAAAAAGCCCGGTTGGAATGCCAGGAAGGGCTTTGAAGAATCAATTTTCGGAGAAGATTAAAACCACTCCCTTAAAGATCGATCATTGCTCGGGCTGCATGAAATCCTGCCATGCGAAGGAAGCAAAATTTTGTATTGTAGAAGCGCTGATTCGGTCAGTAACCGGCAATGTTAATGACGGCTTGGTCTTTACTGGAACGAATGCATATCGAGTCAACGAAATCATGAGTGTTCGGAATTTGATGAATGAGCTGGTCAACGAAGCAGAGAAAGCCTAATCAGACGGTTCAACGTTTTCAATTAAAACCCCTAGAACTAATATTGATTTCTAGGGGTTTTGTGTTTATTTTATCAAATCTTTTTTATTTATCTTGAATATAGGATCAACCTGTAAGCCAATTGTACTCATTAAAGCTTCGCCTTATTTTACTTTATTTAAGCTTGCCTGTCTTTATTGAGGAAGATGCTGTAGCAGCAGAGTTCTTTTCGGATTTCTTTTCAGCGCTCTTCTTCTTCTTCTTTTCCTTGTCCTTCGGACTTTTATCTCCCATAGTAGCTACCTCCAATCATTCTGTATTTTTTTATTTAATAATGAAGTTATAGCATACCTTTTTTAATTTTTTTGTCGAAATAATAATTTATGGCTCATTATTTTTTAATATAATTTGCCTTATTCAGGATTAAAGCATCCAGATACAGCCAACAGGTGATTTAATCTTCACTTCACCGTTGACTTCCCTGATCAGTTTCTGATAATGATAAGCTTTCTCAAACGGAATATCTCCCGGGCCATTATACACTTCTTCAATTTCTCCTGTTTTTCTATCCATATGAAGCACAATTTCCCTCAACCCCAAAATTCAATCGTAAAGATAACTTTTCTAAACTTTAGCTGAATCATACCACGCTATCCCCTATCAAACAATATTAATCACCTAAAATAACCCCGCCCACATTCGGCTTGTAGATTCCAAGCAGAATATTCATCAGCGTACTTTTTCCGGAGCCGTTTTCTCCCAATAAAGCATGGCTCTCTCCCGGATACATTTTCAGGTCTATGCTGTCGTTGGCAAGGACATTTTCAAATCTTTTCGTATTCCCTTTCATCTCCAAAAGAGGGATCTTTTCCATATCATGATTTTCCGTTTTAATAAATAAAAAAGTCAAACCACAGTAAGGAAAACGCCAGGCTTCCCATCCTGAATTTGACGAATTTTGTTCAACCCTATTCAACTCTGAGAACCTGAACAAGCGGCAGCAAAAAGCTAAAAAATGGATCAAGAAACGGTGTTCTTCATCCATAACAGAAATACAACATTAAGGCGAAAACGCGCCGCCAATGCCGTACTAAGAAAAACACCATAGCGTAGATGATTTAAGGTCACCACGTCATATTTTTAGAAAATATGATGAATTATTAATCTTATATGCATAAACTGTTGAAATTTTTAGAGCTGATTTAGTTGAATCATGAGATTTGAGAGTGATATGATAAATTAAAACTTATATAAAATAGTTTTGCAAAAGTGTTTCAATAAATTAACGAAACGAAAAAGCCGGCGACCTGAAAAACGTCGGCTTCAACTTTGACGCCAGCAGCGGCTCTGCAAATCTTCGAGAGTTTGCAGAATACGCCGAAAAAATGGACAAGCCGGCTCTCCCCGGTTCCAGACATCAGAAGAGTCTTGAAAGCAGAGGTGATGAAAAAAAGCCCTTATTCCAAGCGCACAATTAATTTTTATTTTGAAAGGGAGTGTATTTTTTATGTTAAAAGGAAGAGGGTTTCTATCTATTTTTCTGGCTTTATACATGGTGCTCAGCATGTTTCCGATGAGCTCCTTCGCACAGAGCGAGAGCGACGGATGACTTCATGATGACGCTGAAAACCGTTGCAGTACAGTCCTGGGGAGCACTACCAAGATCTCCTATCTGGTAAGACCACCGGCCTGATTCCCGCCGCTCCCAGTTCTTCTATGGTGGAAAGGACGGTACCGGACGACGACCCGCAGACGCAGAATACCTGGCAAAAGCAATGGGATGAAGACAGGGGCGCATGAAATAATTAAATAAGGGGGTGTAAAAAGAAAAGCCGCGATGGCGGTCTGAACGCTGTTAACTATTGAGTAACAACAAACCAACTGAGCAATGGCAAACCACTGACCAATGACAAGCTTCTGAGATAATTATATTTTATTGGTGGTAGTATAACCACAAAAAGGAGAGTCTTATGAAAAAGTTACTAAGTATTCTTTTATCGTTTGTCATCACAGCCACTTGTTTTATGGGCGCGAGCGGCGCAGTCGAGGCCCAGGGAGGAGAGACCAGCGGCAACCAGATCACCGGAAGCGCGGTTTCAACGTCGGCTCTACCGGTAGTGCCATCGGGAAAGGAGTTCATACAAAACGCAACCACGTACTGTAATCCCATTTCGCTTACTCAGGGTTCGGGGAGAGTGTCGAGAGGCGGCGAGCCTGTTGTCAAAATATTTAATGGTGACTACTATCTATTTATAAGTTTCCAAAAGGGCTATTGGTGGTCAAATGACTTCGTAAACTGGACGTATGTCGCTGCGCCGAATTTACTGGGCGGGATAGTAGGTATTACGGAAATTGACGGCAAACTGTATAACTATGCCGGAAATACAGAAAGCAGAGTAAGGACGACTGACGATCCGAAATCGGGAATATGGTATGATTGCGGTACATTTTCCAGCAACAATTATGGTGATGCCAGTAT
This genomic window from Clostridiales bacterium contains:
- a CDS encoding helix-turn-helix transcriptional regulator, with amino-acid sequence MLSQSEWEKLNDLVITINNIRDSASMRTAFLQKLMNLIDFDFSEFDIGIIKKASAPQLVDPIVVSKFSKKFEEEFIYQYENVFAPMDYVNWVFMSPESLVYRESDLLNEEVRKQSPFYLNYLKVYDLVYISGIVLACQGRFHGAISLYKCERNGDFSERDVYILKQLQPHLHARFEADAETIRKNEKSLSYMLKNQFRLTNREIEIMGLIYMGSSNADIAKKAGIALNTVKKHGYNIYEKLEVQNRTQLVKFIIDKNLSGIWKEE
- the speB gene encoding agmatinase is translated as MVDLKPWGELNCEEIKDADVTVMGVPFDGAVSCGKGSALAPEKIRSLSRYLPATTEEGFVIDHLKVYDHGDVPFSLNWEEYYAKVEKEALTLFSMGKFCLFFGGDHSVTIPLTRAYGQHYQGKRIGIIHFDSHPDLCDEYDGSKWSHACPIRRAVEDVIKPADLAQVGIRSYENEEVVFYKENPELLRIRAYDIFYEGWQAACEKLKTKFQGYDALYISLDIDVLDPAFAPGTGTPEAGGLSSRELMEIIKFLMTNLPIAALDLVEVSPPLDSVNNITSWAALKIVYEVFGKLSK
- a CDS encoding nitronate monooxygenase gives rise to the protein MKLPSLVVGDLTIQKPIIQGGMGIGVSRSRLASAVANEGGIGVISGVVLGFLEPDFETNPMEANIRALRKEIRAARELSPNGVIGVNFLAAVNDYEELVKAAAEEGIDIIISGAGLPSKLPELVQGYNTKIAPMASSGRTAAVICKMWDKRYNRLPDMIVVEGPDAGGHLGFSMEELTSDNRPTLEGVLKEVLEEIRPFEEKYAKKIPVAAAGGIFTGADIARYIKLGASAVQISTRFITTDECDAHINFKNAIIHAEEGDIEIIKSPVGMPGRALKNQFSEKIKTTPLKIDHCSGCMKSCHAKEAKFCIVEALIRSVTGNVNDGLVFTGTNAYRVNEIMSVRNLMNELVNEAEKA
- a CDS encoding ATP-binding cassette domain-containing protein; this translates as MEKIPLLEMKGNTKRFENVLANDSIDLKMYPGESHALLGENGSGKSTLMNILLGIYKPNVGGVILGD